A single region of the Triticum dicoccoides isolate Atlit2015 ecotype Zavitan chromosome 2B, WEW_v2.0, whole genome shotgun sequence genome encodes:
- the LOC119366565 gene encoding uncharacterized protein LOC119366565, producing the protein MHAKTDSEVTSLAPSSPARSPPRAAASNNPGSGGGVMRGSVYYVQSPSRDSHDGETTTKGATSVHSTPALSPMASPRHSHSSVGRDSSSSRFSRGHKDKSGGGRKGAPPGKGWQEIGVIEEEGLLDDEDQRRPMPKRCKYCLIFVGGFAVLFTFFALVLWGASRSQKPQIAMKSITFENFIIQAGTDASLVPTDMATTNATVKFTYKNTGTFFGIHVTADPFTLSYSQLNLAAGDLKKFYQGRSGRRTASVNVKGNKVPLYGSGPTLMAQPAGGKGGAGKVIPVPMVLRTTVRSQAYVLGALVKPRFTKEVECRVVMNPAKLNKPVSLDKACKYS; encoded by the exons ATGCACGCCAAGACGGACTCGGAGGTGACGAGCCTGGCCCCCTCGTCCCCGGCGCGCTCCCCGCCGCGGGCGGCCGCCAGCAACAACCCCGGCTCTGGCGGCGGGGTGATGCGCGGGTCGGTGTACTATGTGCAGAGCCCGTCGCGGGACTCGCACGACGGGGAGACCACCACCAAGGGGGCAACCTCCGTGCACTCCACGCCCGCGCTCAGCCCCATGGCGTCCCCGCGCCACTCCCACTCCTCCGTCGGCCGCGACTCCTCCTCCAGCCGCTTCTCCCGCGGCCACAAGGACAAGTCCGGGGGCGGCCGCAAGGGCGCGCCGCCGGGGAAGGGGTGGCAGGAGATCGGGGTCATCGAGGAGGAGGGCCTGCTCGACGACGAGGACCAGCGCCGCCCCATGCCCAAGCGCTGCAAGTATTGCCTCATCTTCGTCGGCGGCTTCGCGGTGCTCTTCACCTTCTTCGCCCTCGTGCTCTGGGGCGCCAGCCGCTCCCAGAAGCCGCAGATCGCCATGAAG AGCATCACGTTCGAGAACTTCATCATCCAGGCCGGCACGGACGCGTCGCTGGTGCCGACGGACATGGCCACCACCAACGCCACCGTCAAGTTCACCTACAAGAACACCGGCACCTTCTTCGGCATCCACGTCACCGCCGACCCCTTCACGCTCTCCTACTCCCAGCTCAACCTCGCCGCCGGAGAC CTGAAGAAGTTCTACCAGGGGCGGAGCGGGCGGCGGACGGCGAGCGTGAACGTGAAGGGGAACAAGGTGCCGCTGTACGGCAGCGGGCCGACGCTGATGGCGCAGCCGGCGGGGGGCAagggcggcgccggcaaggtgatcCCGGTGCCGATGGTGCTGCGGACGACGGTGCGGTCGCAGGCGTACGTGCTGGGGGCGCTGGTGAAGCCCCGGTTCACCAAGGAGGTGGAGTGCAGGGTGGTGATGAACCCCGCCAAGCTCAACAAGCCCGTCTCCCTCGACAAGGCCTGCAAATACTCGTGA